TGTACACTAAGTATGAGGGTTGGGGAAGCAAAGGGTTTAGAGGTTATTGGGACCTGATTATACAGTAACTTGCTCCTGTTCAGCTCATCTTGCTGCACGGTCCGTCCAATCTtgaatcaaatgaaacctgtaaCTTGTTTCATTTTCATGGATTCCAGCCCCTGCTATTAAGAGAAGTTTTAAAACAACGAACCTCCTTCACAGGCACAGTTTGATCTTATTGTATGGTTTGCATTGTCTTGTTTCGGCAGCTGCAGAATGAAAAATTCATAGCGACATCTGTGACATTTTCTAAACATCAGACGTTCCAGTCCCCAGGCAACACCAGAACAGACTTCATACTTGGTGCATGCATTAACTCCTTTGAAACTAGTCCAGAAATAAAAGAACTCGCTGCAAAACGAATGCCTTGTGaatgcaaattttaaaaaaatttatataaataatatctcATTAAAATGCCTCTGTGTGCTTTAACTCAGTCAGCCAAGATGTTTAACTACGCCGGCTGGAGGAGGGTGTGTGACTCCCTGTTTTTCGTTTTCACTGCTGTCTTTCTGGTGACCCGGCTTGTGGTGTTTCCAGTCAAGTGAGTACCCAGCCCTCCCTGCCCCTCCAAGGTTGACTGGGATTTCCCCACCCTTGTTGCTGGCAGTGGTGTGTATATCTGGTGCTAGCAGACCATCACCCCTTCCTTACCcttccccccccctctctctctctctctctctctttctctctttctcagaGTGCTCTACACCACTTGGTATCTCTCCATGGAGAACTTCCAGCCCTTCTTTGGCTATTACTTCTTCAACGCCCTGCTCCTGGTCCTGCAGCTCCTCCATGTTTTCTGGGCCTTGCTCATCCTACGCATGGTCTGGAAGTTTGTCGTCCAGGGCAGGGTGAGTACCAGTAGCACCCACCAGGGGGCAGTGCCCTACCTAGCATGGAGGCAACCACTGGGGAGAGGACAGGGGAGGGCTGGGGGTTCTAGAAAGTttggtgtgtatttttattttttgtctccaTTGTGTGTTGCCCTGCCTGATTCATGCAGCAGGGGGCAGGGCTTGTTCTTGCCCTGCTGTCCTGAGGGTCTGCTCTCTGATCCTGTAGGTTGAGCGAGATGAGAGGAGTGATGAGGAGGAGAATcacacagaggaggaggaggaggaggaggaggagactcGCTGGGAGAGGAGGAAGTGCACCTTCGACTCCAAACTCCCCTCGCTGGCCAACAACTGCGTGCTCAACAACTTGACCAACCAGAGGAACGGTGCACCCAGCAGGCAGCCAAAAGCCCGGTAGTGCTAGAGCCCTCTTCTGGTGGGAGGCTGAATTGCTCCCattcttttgtattcatttattttgttggctttttaCAAATTAAGGGGTTTTTTTGTGGCTAAATGCTGCAAAGGTATTAGGATTGCACAAGatattttagttattattattattattgctatttacatttttgtcttAGGTAAGGGTGTCCAAGATTATCACAGATCAAGATCTGTGAAATCAGCTGCCGAAAGCGCTAGAACTAGAGTAAGATACCCATTTATCATTTTGCAACAGTTACTGTATTATGCGTACTCGCCTGTCTgtcgttttattaaataaacattgaaaaggttTTAATGCCATTCTCAACTGCAGATTTTTACAACAAAACTTTATAGCCccctgcacactgctgtattggcTATCTCGGTGCCTCCAAGAATGAGAATAGTGCACCCCCTTGTGTACATTCTGAGGAATTACAAGCACAGCCACCACAGGTCACTATGACCTGCTTCACAATGGCAGGGTTTTGTTCAATGAGATAATATTGAGCTCCACAGTTTCGTGTAGACTTGACTTTCCCGTTAAATGTAGGAAGTGATTACTAAATACGGCGATACAGTAAGATGAAAAGTGGCCGTCAGTTAAAATTCTAAGCAGCAGCCAACAGGAACTGGGCCGGAAGCATAAAACAGCTAGCATATGGTAttgattttaaatgctttttttttattatgatgtgtgttttttttgttttttttttataaagctaaCAAATCACGAAAATGCACCAACAGAAAAATACAGCAGATGAACTGCATATCTAGTACATCATTTGAAACCCTTTTCTCTAATGCCTCCCATTGACACATGGCTTGATGACGATGGTGATGATTGCACTCCACACCAGCAGAGATCCTCTTGCTGATAATAAAGCTGACACTTGGCAATTGGTCTCAGGAGAGCCATGGAGTCTCCAACTGTGGAACTACTAGGGTGAGGCAGGGGGTGAAACTGATTAAACTTTTTGACTATGTGACTCACaacttttataattataataataataataaattatttgatTCAGATAtcttttgcattgttttctaaTGAGCCCAAAAAGGGGAGTCTGCACCCAACAGAATATTAAGAGTTCATGCTATGTAATGTGTTTAACTTATTGCACGTGCTTGTGTCTGAACAATGCTCCACTTTCAACTGTTGCCCTCCCACATGTATGCTAATACAGCCTCGTGGATTTACTGAGACTGAATGACTGTGTTGTAACAGGGGGGCAATGATATTACTGTGATGGTACTCCCAATTGTACAAGCCTTTCTTTCCAAACCAAAACGAATGCAGAGCCTCATCACTCTAAATACactgtttaaactgtaaagcacctTGCTCTATTAAGTGTACCGACGCACAGTCGCAGAGCTGCTGTACCACTCACCCGCCTGTAGTTGCTGGAGCTGtctcgggtcgggtcgggtcagACTGAAGGGGGCGTGTCTGTCGTACCCCTGGTTGTAACATAATGATGGTCCAGTCAGAAGCGAGGCTGTGTCAGTGTGCTGCATGTCAGGAGGTGGAGCGGTTCAGTGCTGAGGTTTGTTCTCAAGACAGCCATTCCCaatcttgttgttttttaattttaataaaatatattttattgcacaatttcattttctttcttttttttttaattttatttgtgtcTAATTTCATGTCCTTGATTTTAGGGCTTCGAGGAAATGACAAACGGTAAAATCACTGGATTTGGTGGTTTTAAGATTTGCGCAggcagaaaagaaaaatagcagtCTCTGTTTGCATGCTGGTCATTTAGTGCGCCAGCCTTTGTGtcatggcttttttttaaataaagggaaaCCATTTACTacaactgtggccaaaagttttgcaaaaccctatagaatgaactagttttgcttcataagttaagttagcatattgaattacatgctgctttgtagttttctcttAAGGAAAAATATGACGTTCTAACATAAAATATTGCACTTGtattatgacttctggtagacttttgcgatatcattttgtagtttctttgattatgtgatgctaaataatgttaaaggtttttgttttaattatgtctcaatcctaaaattttaggtgatgcaaaacttttgccacagCTGTTGGTTAGACCTCTGATTAAGCATTCAGACTGGGTGTCATATTAACCTTAGGCTTACAAACAGTTTGTAAAAAACAATATCCACTCAGGTGTTGGGAATGCATTTGTTTGAGCATCCTGCTTTCCTAATTGAAATCCAAGGATGAACAATCCTCCTTCTAATAGAACTTTAATCCAGAGTCCTCAGATGGTCAACACATGGAATACACATTATTCCTGGGTTCTGGCTTAAGGGCTCAGTTTGTCCAGGCCATTATAAATGGTTAACAAATCTGTGTATTTAGGCATTTCAATATTATCACCTTTGGTCCACAAAAacagaacatgtatttttttttttttttttttttaattagagtcCAGTTTTGTTACAGAATATTGAAACAATTaactaaaattattaaaaaaaaaaaaaaaattaaattctcaCTGGGCTCAAGCAGATTGTGCAAACGATATCTAGTTCTTTTCAATTTTGCTTCCGTCAGAAATCACAAACTAAAACACACTGTCTGCCTGCTGAACACGCCCACACACAACTTAAGCCTTGTACTCATATTTATACCACGCTTAACGGGTTCTCTTGTAAACCCAACATAATTGCAAGCGTATCTACAGGGTTATTCACCGCCTCAACATCTTCAAACAAGCAAGATTCACCAGGAGTGTAAGccacaaaaaatacaattctttacaGGTATTTCTATAGGATTTTGATCCCACCATACAAGATTCCTTGGGGTATGTAGATCTAAATGCAGAGCTATCTGATTAGAAAAAACTAGAGCAGGTCTCCTTTTGGGACTGAAATCCAGGGAACACCGTGTTTACCAGGATGGAATACAATAAGGGATTCTGTGATGGAAGACTAGGAGTTCACTGGACTTGGATAGGGATTTGGTTGGTTGATATCCCTGGATGATGACTAGTGATAAAGAGAGGGAGATGTTTTTGCACGGGAATGTTACACTCCGCTGTGATCGCTGGGGCAGGGGCGGCTCCACACACCCCCTAACCATCCTGCTGCTGAACAAAAGGGTTGGGAATTGCCTCCATGCCATCATGAGGGCTAATGAGCACCACAGAGGTCCCTCTGCACACCACCAGCCCCAGCTGCCTGGTGTCCTCGGTCAGCTTGAACTGATCGTCAGGGTCTGAAAAGGAGATGCGGCGCTCAGTGTCAATTTGGCTACGCACAAGAAACTTGAAAAAGTACAGTTACGTTGTTTCTTACAAGTTTTGTGATGTGAATGCCCGATTTCATAGCGCCCagttaacactaatcttggactacctaatgtttcCTGAGGCAACGTATATAATCTGGGTATGAGGAATCAGAAGCAATACTTTCATTTCCATATAGCATAAAAATATCCTGATACATCTGGTCCAATCAGAGGTTTAAAACATTTCTAGTGACATGTTAGCAGGATATTTTCATCTCTCtgacatatttatataaaaatatataaacggctggtttcacaaaccctgattagtacaaatcctggactacccaaTATTAATTTAGGTAAAGTAAATCAACAttagtctgtgaaaccagccaatacaCATTTAACTCTGTGGACACACATATAATAAggctgggatggaaataagaagtTTCAtagaagtttcacccattccaagcttgactagccccagtgtgtatgtaacaagctcaggtgtgttattaaaAACTCACAGTATAACGAGGAATAGAtccaactgctgtgcaatgggagtctcatttccatctgAGGTTAACTGAGCTGTCTAGTAGTCAATATCAAGAAGGGGATTATTGATCTCTGTATTGATGGGTACATCTGCTACACTTCCTTCCAGCTAAGTGGCAGCACTCACCTCTCATGTACTCAATAGTGCCGTCCAGCACCAGGTTCAACAGGGGGTCAAACCCTTTCAGGATCCCACTGGCTGTGGAAGCGAAGAGAGAAAAACGGGAGTTTTTAGTCAGGTAGAAGTAGAACTAAAAACAGGTTGGAAAGGTGAGGATCGAGCTCTCGCCAGAAGCAGCTCCTTGCCAACCCAGCAGAGCACGACTGCAGTGTACAAACTGGGGAAGCTTGTGCAGACAGGCACTACAACAGCCACATTAACTGCTGCTTAAAACCAGGCAACTCTAAACAATGTGTGTGATTATCAGGGGTGGGGTAGGGCAGGGTCACCCCAATTTCATTTCCAATTCCGTTTAATAATCGATTCCAAATTCCAACTCCCATTTAAATCAATACCCATTCTCTTTTTAATGGATCATTGAAGGAATTGATTCAAAGGGAATGGGAATCGATTTTTAAACAGgtattggaattgaaaaaaaaaaaaaggaactgaccATCAACCTTGTGATTATTTGATTTCACCCTCCCCTGTACAGATGGTTAGATAAATGCAAGCGTGGAAACCACATTTAACATGAGAGGGTGCTGAGACTCGTTTAGGATAAACGCACCTTCTCGTCCACCCTGAAACTTCACTCGAATGGTCTTATCGATGTATTTCGACAAGTCAAATATactctccttcttcttcttctctttatCCTGAAATACAGAGAACAACGAAAAATCAAAGCTAGTTATATATCATTTAGAATCGTCTTCCAACAACAGTATCCGCATTGTCAAAGCAAGCTGAAGCATGGGTACGAAAGTCACGGTTTTGGTTTGAATGCTGTACTGTATAGATTTACTACTTAGTAAATTGTttaaatcataaaagaaaatCAGACCGCCTGCTTTTTCCTGAtcaggtttatttatttcaaaagacaaatATAACTACTGTTGCTATGCAATTGTGCGAGTCCTGCAGGAGCCCGCAAGCTGAATTACCattgatttgaagtgttttacCGGCGCGCTACGATACGCTATAGGTATCATTTTTGCGCTTCATTGGCGATAATCTATTTTTCATACTCCAGATATATCAATACACCTTCAACAATACTTAATAACCCGGCCGGAGAAAATGAATGAAGTTGTAAAAGTGCACATCACAGGCCACACTCACCGCCATGTTTCAACTCCAAACTCCTCCCTTCGGCCTCGCAACTCTGACCTCACGCAAGGGAAATCTGTTTAAGACTGTAAACATGCTTTTCTCTAAAAACCGAAAAATGGGCCAGagataatttaaatacaatacataatagtATTCGGTGTTATAAAACTTGCTATGGTGAAACCGAgtgaatttattattaatatatatattttttttaattctaccgAACACCCCTATCTCTGATATTGAATGACCCAACACCATAGTCCGTTCTACAGTTGATCGACGTGAAAGTAGTCCAATCACGGAGGGAAGAAAACACTCCCCAGAGAGGGCGGAGCTATAATGACGGATTGATGTAGGAATCGACAAATCAAAAGGCGGCTGGCGTGACGCCCTGCCGAGTTAAGCCAATGTAAGAGTGCTGCAGCGCCGCGTGGGCGGGGTTACGCTGTGGACGGGATCTTTGCCGGAGGCACAATAACACACGCTGCCGGGAGCATGATGAGAGGCGCGGTGACCCTGCTGCTGGGGGCGATGCTCTTTGACCAGGTGAGCGTCTCCGCGATTGGTTTCGGGACGAACCCCGAACCAAGAACCCctggggggggaaggggggcgGTGTATCATGGCCGGGGGTGCGTTTTAAAAACGACCGGTATTCGGGCCTAACAACAAAGcggtacattttgttttttttcatgccGGTACGATTCAACTGTTTCACACAAGCTGGTGTAATTCACGTCGTGGGGTCTTGGATTTCCAGTTTACCGCATTTTAAGTGCACGCATGTCGGTCAGGGTATAAGTGAGATTGGATTTGTGATTGTGAGCCACTAGCCAGCACAGTCAAAGCTGCTTGCTTGCTGTGCGCACATCATGTTATTATTCATCGCCAAATTAActgacaaactgttttttttttgttcacctaTAAGCCTACCCTTAAACGTTAACGACTAGCAGCATTCAGCATACTACTTTAGCAAGATCATTTTTACGTAGCTGCCACAAGCTAGCGTTTGTTTCAAGAGTTGCAGCTGTACTAACGTCGTTTTGGATAGTAAAAAGTGACCTTATTGATTGTTGTTGGCAATCGTAGGCATGTTATAACACCAACATTATTAGTGTCCATACTGTACAATCGTAGGCATGTTATAACACCAACATTATTAGTGTCCATACTGTACAATCGTAGGCATGTTATTTCACCAACATTATTAGTGTCCATACTGTACAATCGTAGGCATGTTATAACACCAACATTATTAGTGTCcatactgtacagtgaaacccGACACCAAAGAGATTTTGTTACAGCATACGCAAGGCGCCTCTCGATTTCATTTTATGAAAAGTAACATTCAAGGGTTTGTGGGGTGAAAAGGGCAAGCGACTTTAAATATAGGTTCCACAGCAGTTTAATCACTTTTTCAGATTTCTGTGTGAAATTGTGCATTTCGCCAAACCCATTTAGCACCTGCCTTGGGACTGCTTACCTTAATACCGGTAAGCTAGTCTAATCGAAACCAGACATACTAAAATTACAATGTTAACAAAGTTTGCTACCAGATTGGACCATGTATACCTGAATAGCTGGACCCAAGTTAGACTGCTAAAACCAGATTTATCTTAGTTCTTACCTTTTGCCATAGTAAAGGTACCTACCTACTGGCTGCAGTGGTGGAGCTTCCCAGCTTTCCAATAAGCAGGTGTCAGTATAACTTGACAGTTGGGTGTGATAAGAGGTTGGGTTTAAGTAGTACTATGAAGATGTAAAGAAGAATACCTTGCGTTTTAGGTGCTGGGGGAGTATGGGATGGCACATGTCAGCGACCAGGGGAAGAACAAGGGGAAGGATTACTGCATTCTCTTCAACTCCCAGTGGGCTCACCTACCTCAGGATCTCGGCAAAGCAGTGAGTACActgctaaagaacaaaaaaacgtAACCTGAATGTTTCCACTGAGCTTCCACATCTCTTTTCCAGGAACCCCCAGTTCTGTCCCCCCTTTTATTAGTATGTTGCATCTGTATGTCTACTTTCAGGCATTTAATAGTCTATAATCTATGTTTGCATGAAGAAGAGTTATTTTTTGTACACTGCCCCCCATATCCTCACTCCCTGACCCCTTTCACAGTTTTCCCCTTGTTGCTCTCTATTTCTGTAGTCCCGGCTCCAGATCCATGACCTGACTGCATCAGTTCTCTGCTCCCCCTCCGAGGTCCCTGCGGGCGGGTTCACGAACCGCATTCCCATGGTGCTGCGTGGAAACTGCACTTTCTACGAGAAAGTGAGGCTCGCGCAGATCAATGGCGCCAAGGGGCTACTCATCGTGAGCAGAGATAGACTGGTAAGTGAGCCCCACAGGCCAGAGATCTTCCTTTGCttaaataattgcagacatctatGTATTCTTCTGCTATGAAATGGTTTTAAATGTCGggttttaaaagtcatttttgggAGTCTTAGTAGTAGGCTCTTATCTGCCTTGGCTATGTCCCTCTTTTTATTAGTTTCAGTTTCCTCGCAGGTTGGAGGACTTTGGGAGGTAAATAACTTGTCTCAGCCATCATTTATTTAACTGCATTGAACAGCTACCTCACTGTCCAAAGCTTTACATGGGTGTGGGGAAAGTATTTCATGAGCCTTGGTGGTCATATTTTTGTCTGACAGACCCCCCCTGCAGGAAACAGGAGTCAGTATGAGGAGATTGACATCCCTGTTGCCCTGCTCAGCTACACAGACATGTTGGACATCAGCAAGGTAACCCTGTCTTTATTGCTACTAATTACAGCCTTGTGCACCTGAAGGATCTTTTTCCTAGTTCATTATTTCCAATTACGGTAACGAAACCGAGAAATAAGAGTCCTTTCTTGTTGCAGACCTTCGGAAAGGGGAGAGATGTAGCTATGTATGCGCCACATGAGCCAGTTTTCGACTACAACATGGTCATCATTTTCCTGATGGCGGTGGGGACCGTGGCTGTCGGGGGATACTGGGCTGGGAGCCGGGACGTCAAGAAGTAAGTGGTGGGCAGGGTAGCAGGAGGGTTCTGTACTGGAGGGGCGCGGTTGGTATCGATGAACCCAGGTCGGGTCCTGATTTTGTGTTATCGTCTGCAGGAGATACATGAAGCACAAGAGGGACGATGGAGCAGAGACTCAGGACGAAGAAACAGTCGATGTGACGCCCATCATGATCTGCGTGTTTGTTGTCATGTGCTGTTCC
This Polyodon spathula isolate WHYD16114869_AA chromosome 27, ASM1765450v1, whole genome shotgun sequence DNA region includes the following protein-coding sequences:
- the LOC121301463 gene encoding U6 snRNA-associated Sm-like protein LSm7 isoform X2 — encoded protein: MADKEKKKKESIFDLSKYIDKTIRVKFQGGREASGILKGFDPLLNLVLDGTIEYMRDPDDQFKLTEDTRQLGLVVCRGTSVVLISPHDGMEAIPNPFVQQQDG
- the LOC121301463 gene encoding U6 snRNA-associated Sm-like protein LSm7 isoform X1 produces the protein MIPIAYRSAPVKHFKSMDKEKKKKESIFDLSKYIDKTIRVKFQGGREASGILKGFDPLLNLVLDGTIEYMRDPDDQFKLTEDTRQLGLVVCRGTSVVLISPHDGMEAIPNPFVQQQDG